In Aquiflexum balticum DSM 16537, a single genomic region encodes these proteins:
- a CDS encoding M14 family zinc carboxypeptidase — protein MKKIYSLVFALFLAITTFAQKSPEEFLGYKMGDRFTPHHRVVDYFEHLAATLPNVKLVYYGESYENRPLFIAIVSTPENINNLENIRMDNLKRTGMVEGTPTTKVALNWMQYNVHGNEAVATEAAMTTFWQIADPSNSQSKEWLQNQVLVIDPCANPDGKERYTVWYNQKQNARLQPDPQSMEHFEPWPGGRPNHYMIDLNRDWAWQTQKETVQRIELYHQWMPHLFVDYHEQGIDSPFYFAPAAKPLHEQLSPFQLEFQTLYGKNTAAKFDEQGWFYFTKERFDLLYPAYGDTWPTYNGAIGMTIEKGGSGRAGLGMLNALGDTVTLKERIEHQHVAGISAVEVTAQNAAKLADEFANYFKSNSSSPRAKYKSFVIKGDQNPERVHALLELLDKNKIQYGFAGNRSGLKGLDYSSGKTATFSTTDKDIIVNAYQPKSVLTQVLFEPEATLQDSITYDITSWALPYSYGVQAYALENRLDAAKKYEKTAFNANTVNGKPLAYLAPWNATKHPQFLAALLNDKIRVRFAEYAFELEGKSYPSGTLIIHRNGNQYVSDYDQKVVNAANKFEITLNPTNSAYVDKGKDFGSSDVKAIVAPKVALLGGHAVSSLNFGELWYFFEQELDYPISILDADNLARFDLTKYNVILMPSSRGGAISENNLKKVLEWVKAGGKLIAFENALNTFADKEGFDLSRYDTEEEKKAAEKEQKEIQNVERLEPYQERERMGISTTAAGAIYELKIDESHPLGFGLGGKFYTLKNNGSRYSYLDRGVNVGIIPNNEAYRFGYIGIKIKPKMAQSMVYGVENQGRGQIVYMADNPMFRSFWESGKLLISNAIFFVGQ, from the coding sequence ATGAAAAAAATATACAGCTTGGTTTTTGCCCTTTTTCTGGCAATCACAACCTTTGCCCAAAAAAGCCCGGAGGAATTTCTTGGGTACAAAATGGGAGACCGATTTACACCCCATCACCGTGTAGTGGATTATTTTGAGCACTTAGCAGCTACCCTGCCCAATGTCAAATTGGTATATTATGGGGAAAGCTACGAAAACAGACCACTTTTTATAGCGATAGTTTCCACGCCTGAAAATATCAACAATCTTGAAAATATCCGGATGGACAACCTCAAAAGAACAGGAATGGTAGAAGGTACCCCTACTACCAAAGTTGCCCTGAACTGGATGCAATACAATGTGCACGGGAATGAGGCTGTGGCTACAGAAGCGGCGATGACTACTTTTTGGCAAATTGCCGATCCCTCGAATAGCCAATCCAAAGAATGGCTGCAAAATCAGGTCTTGGTCATTGACCCTTGCGCCAATCCGGACGGAAAAGAAAGGTACACCGTTTGGTACAACCAAAAGCAAAACGCAAGATTGCAGCCTGACCCACAGTCCATGGAGCACTTTGAGCCTTGGCCGGGAGGAAGACCAAATCATTATATGATCGACCTCAACAGGGATTGGGCTTGGCAGACACAAAAAGAAACCGTACAGCGTATCGAACTTTATCACCAATGGATGCCACACCTGTTTGTGGACTACCATGAGCAAGGAATTGACTCTCCGTTTTATTTTGCACCTGCTGCAAAGCCATTGCATGAGCAACTTTCTCCATTCCAACTCGAATTCCAAACGCTGTACGGCAAAAACACAGCAGCAAAATTTGATGAACAGGGCTGGTTTTATTTTACCAAAGAAAGATTTGACCTGCTTTATCCCGCTTATGGAGATACTTGGCCAACCTACAATGGTGCCATTGGGATGACAATCGAAAAAGGTGGTTCGGGCCGTGCAGGTTTGGGCATGTTGAATGCCCTTGGTGATACCGTGACCCTTAAAGAAAGAATAGAACATCAGCATGTGGCAGGAATCTCCGCCGTGGAGGTCACCGCTCAAAATGCTGCTAAATTGGCTGATGAGTTTGCCAATTACTTCAAATCCAACAGCAGCAGCCCTAGGGCTAAATACAAAAGTTTTGTCATCAAAGGAGACCAAAATCCGGAAAGGGTCCATGCACTTTTGGAACTTCTGGACAAAAACAAAATCCAATATGGATTTGCGGGTAACCGTTCAGGACTGAAAGGGCTTGATTATTCCAGTGGAAAAACTGCCACTTTCTCCACTACAGACAAGGATATCATCGTGAATGCCTACCAACCTAAATCTGTGTTGACACAGGTTTTGTTTGAACCCGAGGCTACGCTTCAGGACAGTATCACCTATGACATCACAAGTTGGGCCTTGCCATATTCTTATGGTGTGCAGGCATATGCGCTTGAGAACAGATTGGATGCTGCCAAGAAATATGAAAAAACAGCCTTTAATGCCAATACCGTCAATGGAAAGCCCTTGGCATACCTTGCTCCTTGGAACGCCACAAAGCATCCACAATTTTTGGCAGCCCTACTGAATGATAAAATCCGTGTGAGATTTGCGGAATATGCTTTTGAATTGGAAGGAAAAAGTTATCCTTCCGGTACCTTGATTATCCACAGAAATGGCAATCAGTATGTATCGGATTATGACCAAAAGGTGGTAAATGCAGCTAACAAATTTGAAATCACTTTAAACCCAACCAATTCCGCTTATGTGGACAAAGGAAAGGATTTCGGTTCCTCTGATGTCAAAGCAATCGTAGCCCCTAAAGTGGCACTTTTGGGTGGTCATGCGGTTTCCTCATTGAATTTTGGAGAGCTTTGGTATTTCTTTGAGCAGGAACTTGATTATCCGATCAGTATTTTGGATGCCGACAACCTGGCACGATTTGATTTGACCAAATACAATGTCATTTTGATGCCTTCAAGCCGGGGTGGGGCTATTTCTGAAAATAACCTCAAAAAAGTATTGGAATGGGTAAAGGCGGGTGGAAAACTCATCGCCTTTGAAAATGCCCTGAACACTTTTGCCGACAAAGAAGGTTTTGACCTGAGCAGGTATGATACTGAGGAGGAGAAAAAAGCAGCTGAAAAAGAGCAGAAAGAAATACAGAATGTAGAAAGATTGGAGCCTTACCAAGAAAGGGAAAGGATGGGGATTTCCACCACTGCCGCAGGAGCTATATACGAATTGAAAATCGATGAATCCCATCCGCTTGGTTTCGGATTGGGTGGAAAGTTCTATACTCTGAAAAATAACGGCTCCAGATATTCTTACCTGGACAGGGGCGTCAATGTAGGAATTATCCCCAACAACGAAGCGTACAGATTCGGATACATCGGAATCAAAATCAAACCCAAAATGGCCCAATCCATGGTCTATGGTGTAGAGAATCAAGGCAGGGGACAAATCGTCTACATGGCGGATAACCCCATGTTCCGTTCCTTCTGGGAAAGCGGCAAGCTCTTGATTTCCAACGCTATATTCTTTGTAGGCCAGTAA
- a CDS encoding patatin-like phospholipase family protein produces MSKKTVSLVLSSGGARGMAHIGAIEALEESGYEIVSIAGSSAGALIGGMYATGKLPKFKDWICNLDKIDVFSLMDFTISSRGFIKGDKVFGELKKLIADCQIEDLNIPFVCTAVEIPSGKEHVFRKGSLYAAIRASVSIPTVLTPAKIHGKEYIDGGILNPIPLSLLPKEKRGEIVLAVDLNGPKEAFVNLIEEKDKIILPPTISKLPNWMIDYQKKFSTYFSILEKDEKPKGMGFIDLMNYSFDILQDKFSELVLEKHQVDIIVEISRTQAKTLEFHRASEMIEIGKQKTLKAIAQFENESQKT; encoded by the coding sequence ATGAGCAAAAAAACAGTTTCACTGGTATTATCGAGTGGTGGTGCCCGGGGAATGGCGCATATAGGTGCAATCGAAGCATTGGAAGAATCGGGATACGAAATCGTGTCCATAGCCGGTTCTTCTGCCGGAGCGTTGATCGGCGGTATGTATGCCACAGGTAAGCTTCCAAAGTTCAAAGACTGGATCTGTAATCTGGACAAAATTGATGTTTTTTCCCTGATGGATTTCACCATTTCCAGTCGGGGTTTTATCAAAGGGGACAAAGTTTTTGGTGAACTCAAAAAACTGATTGCAGATTGTCAGATTGAGGATTTGAATATTCCTTTTGTCTGTACAGCAGTGGAAATACCTTCAGGTAAAGAGCATGTGTTCAGAAAAGGAAGCTTGTATGCGGCCATCAGGGCCTCAGTTTCCATACCCACGGTACTCACTCCCGCAAAAATACATGGAAAGGAATATATAGATGGAGGTATATTGAATCCCATTCCACTGAGCCTTTTGCCAAAAGAAAAAAGAGGGGAAATAGTACTTGCCGTGGATCTCAATGGACCAAAAGAGGCATTTGTAAATTTAATCGAGGAAAAGGACAAAATAATCCTTCCCCCCACCATCAGCAAATTGCCCAATTGGATGATTGATTACCAAAAGAAATTTTCGACCTATTTTTCTATTTTGGAAAAAGATGAAAAACCAAAGGGCATGGGTTTTATCGATCTCATGAACTATTCCTTTGACATTTTGCAGGATAAGTTTTCCGAACTGGTATTGGAAAAACACCAAGTGGATATTATTGTAGAAATCTCAAGAACACAGGCCAAAACCCTGGAATTTCACAGGGCATCGGAAATGATAGAAATCGGTAAACAAAAAACCTTAAAAGCCATCGCACAATTTGAAAATGAAAGTCAAAAAACTTAA
- a CDS encoding type II toxin-antitoxin system TacA family antitoxin has translation MESVKKSRFEMRLSDDDKLLFEKASEIKGYSSLAGFVSAVMRKEAQEIIQEHERILVSNRDKEIFFEAILSSLEPNQKLKEAASRYKELTDQ, from the coding sequence ATGGAAAGTGTAAAAAAATCCCGTTTTGAGATGCGTTTATCAGATGACGATAAATTGCTATTTGAAAAAGCTTCCGAAATAAAAGGATATTCTTCATTGGCTGGATTTGTTTCTGCCGTAATGAGGAAAGAGGCACAAGAAATCATACAGGAACATGAAAGAATATTGGTTTCAAATAGGGATAAGGAGATATTTTTTGAAGCTATCCTCTCAAGTTTGGAACCCAATCAAAAGTTAAAAGAAGCTGCATCACGCTACAAAGAACTAACAGATCAATGA
- a CDS encoding class I SAM-dependent methyltransferase: MKVKKLNQLLGNIDIYLLDQILKKRFTKSMKILDAGCGEGRNTIYFLNEGYQIFGADSNPIAIQMARIYAQTIQKDYDIYRFQTSIIEDMPFHAGAFDALISSAVLHFAKSEAQFFKMMDEMMRVLKPGGIFFLRMTTAAGGILEKSPDLGEGVYLLPDGTERFLLTAELEKEVVAKYNLNYLEPPKSVLVHGLRAMGVFVWEKG, translated from the coding sequence ATGAAAGTCAAAAAACTTAATCAGCTTCTGGGAAATATTGATATCTATCTATTGGATCAGATTCTTAAAAAGCGATTCACCAAATCCATGAAAATCCTGGATGCCGGCTGTGGAGAAGGTAGGAATACCATTTATTTTTTGAATGAGGGTTATCAAATATTCGGAGCAGACAGCAATCCGATAGCCATACAGATGGCAAGAATATATGCGCAGACCATCCAAAAGGATTATGATATTTACCGCTTTCAGACCTCCATCATAGAGGATATGCCCTTTCACGCAGGTGCTTTTGATGCGCTTATCAGTTCTGCTGTGCTGCATTTTGCAAAAAGTGAAGCGCAGTTTTTTAAAATGATGGATGAAATGATGCGGGTTTTGAAACCCGGCGGAATCTTCTTTTTAAGGATGACTACCGCCGCGGGTGGGATTTTGGAAAAGTCGCCTGACTTGGGTGAGGGCGTTTACCTGCTTCCCGATGGGACAGAGCGGTTTTTGTTGACAGCAGAATTGGAAAAGGAAGTTGTTGCAAAATACAACCTCAACTATCTGGAACCCCCCAAGTCCGTTCTTGTGCACGGGCTGAGGGCGATGGGGGTATTTGTTTGGGAGAAGGGGTAA
- a CDS encoding VOC family protein, translating into MSQFKPFHLAFPIRDIEETRKFYGDLLGCDIGRSTEKWIDFNFFGHQLSAHVKPEELNLAKANEVDGKNVPVRHFGAILPWEEWHALADKLKDHGMEFVIEPYIRFKGEVGEQATMFFLDPSGNALEFKSFQDQGQIFAK; encoded by the coding sequence ATGAGTCAATTCAAGCCTTTTCATCTTGCATTTCCCATCAGGGACATTGAAGAAACCCGAAAATTCTATGGAGATTTGTTGGGATGTGATATCGGAAGAAGTACCGAAAAATGGATAGATTTCAATTTTTTTGGGCATCAGTTGTCCGCTCATGTCAAACCTGAAGAACTGAATTTGGCCAAGGCAAATGAAGTAGACGGCAAAAATGTTCCTGTGAGGCATTTTGGGGCGATCTTACCTTGGGAAGAATGGCATGCCTTGGCAGATAAGCTGAAAGACCATGGAATGGAATTTGTCATCGAGCCATATATCAGATTCAAGGGAGAGGTAGGGGAACAGGCTACCATGTTTTTCTTAGACCCTTCGGGCAATGCACTTGAGTTTAAATCCTTTCAGGATCAGGGGCAGATTTTTGCGAAGTGA
- a CDS encoding ABC transporter ATP-binding protein, which yields MELIIQNLSKTYPNGVKALNDISLHIHQGMFGLLGPNGAGKSTLMRTIATLQDADSGSVFLDDLDVLHDKQRLREKLGYLPQDFGLYPRISAEVMLDHIAQMKGVINKSKRKDLVNSLLNKVNLYKDRKKALGTFSGGMRQRFGIAQALAGNPSLIIVDEPTAGLDPSERNRFYNLLSELGENTIVILSTHIVEDVSTLCSQMAIICLGEVLMQGKPSDGISELEGQIYQKSIAKEDLSQYKGQFDVISTQLKEGKLSLRIKSETEPGSGFVPTVTNLEDVYFSYISQKVDPITL from the coding sequence ATGGAACTCATAATTCAAAATCTTTCCAAGACCTATCCAAATGGAGTGAAGGCGCTCAACGACATTTCCTTACATATCCATCAGGGGATGTTCGGTCTTTTAGGCCCAAATGGGGCCGGCAAATCTACCTTGATGCGAACCATCGCTACCCTTCAGGATGCAGATTCAGGATCTGTATTCTTGGACGACCTTGATGTCTTACATGATAAGCAGCGCCTTCGGGAAAAATTGGGCTACCTACCCCAGGATTTTGGTCTATACCCTAGAATATCAGCCGAAGTCATGTTGGACCATATTGCTCAAATGAAGGGCGTAATCAATAAATCTAAAAGAAAAGACCTGGTGAATTCGCTCTTGAACAAGGTCAACTTATATAAGGATAGAAAAAAGGCCTTAGGTACTTTTTCAGGAGGAATGAGGCAAAGATTTGGAATTGCCCAGGCATTGGCAGGGAATCCTTCACTGATTATCGTGGATGAACCTACAGCAGGATTGGATCCTTCTGAAAGGAACAGGTTTTACAATTTGCTGAGCGAATTGGGTGAAAACACCATCGTCATTTTATCTACCCATATTGTGGAGGACGTGAGTACACTTTGTTCACAAATGGCTATTATTTGCTTGGGTGAGGTTTTAATGCAAGGGAAGCCCTCCGACGGAATCAGTGAGTTGGAAGGACAGATTTACCAAAAAAGTATTGCCAAAGAAGACCTATCTCAATACAAAGGTCAGTTTGATGTAATATCTACCCAATTGAAAGAGGGAAAATTGAGTCTTAGGATCAAAAGCGAAACCGAACCCGGAAGTGGTTTTGTGCCGACGGTTACCAATCTGGAAGACGTGTATTTCAGTTACATTTCTCAAAAAGTGGACCCCATAACTTTGTAA
- a CDS encoding ABC transporter permease/M1 family aminopeptidase: MQDFWNIFKFEIRYRFSRPATYAYFGMLFAIAFLLFGGGFTPASEKVYHNSPYVIASLQSIISIFGVLLASAIMGVPIYRDLEHKTGTFMFSYPLTKAAYFMGRFLGSFVVLLFITTGVMFGIYFGSLIGAATGWTEAERYGPHVFINYIQPWLTLVLPNMWIAGTLFFALIIFTRNIKSIYSGGILLFIAYLFSSFLAQDIENKDLVQLLDPFALNTFNYETRYLTPFEQNTFVLPLQGNLLLNRVIWSLAGLLFFVAAYWKFSFTYFFQERLKGPKKSEKEEIYQAPSQVRVFPDFSRKYQWLSLVALSKIEVSNILKDIYFRSILLGGAIFLALDFWIGNTIYSVSNFPVTSFLMEFKGFDYNLFVFIIIVFFTGESIHRSQSSGYAIISDTFPVKDSVMLTSKFLAMAVVTFILAIIPIPVGIIVQILKGYFLFDFDIYLIDSLLITYPDYLQMVMLVFAVHLIFNNKFAGHAASIAVWVVIGLVLDLAKVNFTMFKFSYKPGYIWSDMNGLGHLGKSLFWFNLYWTAFGLFLVLFFSIFFTRGSETNFSSRWKIAKQRLSSPVIKLSLVFLLIAIGSGAFIYQSVVYDNGYLTIREGEKRTADYEKQLKQYQFIPQPKVVSVFLTADVYPEERKADFKLDLTIVNKTDSPIDSLHMHSTSLSNFDILLDGKVMEYRFPLSHDKRKFDILNKYEQKHWYKILPLPQTMQPGDTLQIQVLANLINEGFPNSGYGRDLVHNGTFTSAFLPSFGYNESLELSSDETRRKYDLGPKDTDLPKHDDPFGLRNLLFSQDADFVNFEAVVSTSPDQIAVVPGYLQKEWTENGRRYFHYMQDTPIQYFFSIVSADYEVLLDEVALPDGKKVAIEIYHHPRHTFNLDRFLAAYKDGLVYFSEKYSPFQFRQMRILEFPRYAGFAQSFPNTVPFSESFGWVADFSDPNSFDYVYFVTAHELAHQWWGHQIAPNYTRGSNLISEALAEYSALILTERAYGKDNMKRFLKEELDGYLRGRSGESKKENAFINADRGYIWYQKGALVLYALRDYIGDEAIDSALKSFVGEFGLKETPPFAGSSDLLRYLTDHTPDSLHYFLDDTWNKITLYENKVIETTAEKTGEEEYLVTLMLSSQKLYADSLGRETPAIYDGDYLDIGIFAAEDKDENGRNRTNPLYIQKHKITPGENKIQVKVQGGVPVKAGIDPYNKLIDRIPDDNVVNVTVN, from the coding sequence ATGCAGGATTTTTGGAATATTTTCAAATTTGAAATCAGGTATAGGTTTTCCAGACCGGCGACTTATGCCTATTTCGGGATGTTATTTGCCATTGCGTTTTTGCTGTTTGGTGGAGGTTTTACACCTGCTTCTGAAAAAGTCTATCATAACTCTCCATATGTAATTGCTTCACTTCAATCAATCATTTCGATTTTCGGCGTTTTGTTGGCATCAGCCATCATGGGAGTCCCGATTTACAGGGACTTGGAACACAAAACAGGAACTTTCATGTTCAGTTATCCCCTTACTAAAGCGGCATATTTCATGGGCCGGTTTTTGGGTTCTTTTGTGGTACTGCTGTTTATCACAACCGGAGTCATGTTCGGGATCTATTTTGGTAGTCTGATAGGTGCGGCTACAGGCTGGACAGAAGCTGAACGCTATGGTCCCCATGTGTTCATCAATTATATTCAACCTTGGCTGACTTTGGTGCTGCCCAATATGTGGATTGCAGGAACGCTTTTCTTTGCCCTGATTATTTTTACTCGAAATATCAAATCCATTTATTCCGGGGGAATTTTATTATTTATTGCCTACTTATTTTCAAGTTTTTTGGCCCAGGATATTGAAAATAAAGACCTGGTTCAGCTGCTTGATCCTTTTGCCCTGAATACATTCAATTATGAAACAAGATACCTGACCCCTTTTGAGCAAAACACATTTGTCTTACCACTTCAGGGCAACCTGTTGTTGAATAGAGTGATTTGGTCTTTAGCGGGATTGCTGTTTTTTGTAGCAGCTTATTGGAAGTTTAGTTTTACTTATTTCTTTCAGGAAAGACTTAAAGGGCCAAAAAAATCAGAAAAAGAGGAAATTTACCAAGCCCCTTCCCAAGTCAGGGTATTCCCTGATTTTTCCCGAAAATATCAATGGTTAAGCTTAGTAGCTTTGAGTAAAATAGAGGTAAGTAATATCCTCAAAGACATTTATTTCAGATCTATCTTACTTGGCGGAGCTATCTTCCTGGCATTGGATTTCTGGATTGGCAATACGATATACAGTGTATCTAATTTTCCGGTTACCAGTTTTTTGATGGAGTTCAAAGGCTTTGACTACAACCTTTTTGTATTTATCATCATTGTTTTCTTCACCGGAGAATCCATCCACAGGAGTCAGTCCTCGGGTTATGCGATTATCAGTGATACTTTTCCGGTCAAAGATAGTGTGATGTTGACTTCCAAGTTTTTGGCTATGGCTGTTGTAACTTTCATTTTGGCCATTATTCCCATTCCGGTAGGAATTATTGTCCAAATATTGAAGGGGTATTTTTTGTTTGACTTTGATATTTATCTGATAGATAGCTTGTTGATCACCTATCCGGATTACCTGCAAATGGTTATGTTGGTATTTGCAGTACACCTGATTTTCAATAATAAATTTGCCGGTCATGCTGCAAGCATTGCAGTTTGGGTAGTGATTGGTTTGGTATTGGACTTGGCCAAGGTCAATTTTACCATGTTTAAGTTCTCTTACAAGCCGGGCTACATTTGGTCAGATATGAATGGCTTGGGCCATTTGGGTAAATCACTATTTTGGTTTAACCTGTATTGGACAGCTTTTGGACTGTTTTTGGTTTTGTTCTTCAGTATTTTCTTTACCCGCGGTTCTGAGACAAATTTTTCCAGTAGGTGGAAAATAGCAAAACAGCGTCTGAGTTCCCCTGTTATCAAACTCTCTTTGGTTTTTCTTTTAATAGCAATTGGTTCAGGTGCTTTCATTTATCAATCAGTAGTGTATGATAATGGTTACCTGACTATTCGGGAGGGTGAAAAAAGAACTGCCGATTATGAGAAGCAACTGAAACAATATCAGTTTATACCTCAGCCTAAAGTTGTTTCGGTTTTTTTGACAGCAGATGTTTATCCGGAAGAAAGGAAAGCAGATTTTAAATTGGACTTGACAATTGTAAATAAAACAGATAGTCCCATTGATTCCCTGCATATGCATTCCACTTCGCTTTCCAATTTTGACATACTACTTGATGGAAAGGTAATGGAATATAGATTTCCTTTGAGTCATGACAAGCGGAAATTTGATATTTTAAATAAATATGAGCAGAAGCATTGGTATAAAATTCTTCCCTTGCCACAAACCATGCAGCCTGGAGACACTTTGCAGATTCAGGTTTTGGCCAATTTGATCAATGAAGGTTTTCCCAATTCGGGATATGGAAGAGACCTTGTCCACAACGGGACCTTTACCAGTGCATTCTTGCCAAGCTTCGGCTATAATGAATCCCTGGAACTGAGTTCGGATGAAACCAGAAGAAAATATGATTTAGGGCCCAAGGATACAGATCTTCCTAAACATGATGATCCTTTCGGGTTGCGGAATCTGCTATTTTCTCAGGATGCTGATTTTGTAAATTTTGAAGCGGTAGTAAGTACTTCTCCCGATCAAATTGCAGTGGTGCCGGGATATCTGCAGAAGGAATGGACAGAAAACGGAAGAAGGTATTTCCATTACATGCAGGATACACCAATACAGTATTTCTTTTCTATTGTATCAGCAGATTATGAAGTGCTGTTGGATGAGGTAGCGCTGCCGGATGGAAAAAAAGTAGCCATTGAAATTTATCATCATCCCAGGCATACCTTTAACCTCGACAGGTTTTTGGCAGCTTACAAAGACGGGTTAGTGTATTTCTCAGAAAAATACAGTCCTTTCCAGTTCCGGCAAATGCGGATTTTGGAATTCCCACGGTATGCAGGTTTTGCACAGTCTTTTCCCAACACCGTTCCTTTTTCTGAAAGTTTCGGTTGGGTAGCTGATTTCAGCGATCCAAACAGCTTTGATTATGTGTATTTTGTAACAGCCCATGAGTTGGCCCACCAATGGTGGGGTCATCAGATTGCGCCGAACTATACAAGAGGCTCAAATTTGATTTCAGAAGCTTTGGCTGAATATTCAGCTCTGATTTTGACCGAAAGGGCTTATGGCAAGGACAATATGAAGCGCTTTCTCAAAGAGGAATTGGACGGATACCTTAGAGGCAGGTCCGGTGAAAGCAAAAAGGAAAATGCCTTCATCAATGCAGACCGCGGATATATCTGGTATCAAAAAGGTGCCTTGGTGCTTTATGCTTTGAGAGATTATATTGGGGATGAGGCTATAGATTCAGCTTTAAAAAGTTTTGTGGGAGAGTTTGGGCTGAAAGAAACGCCTCCTTTTGCTGGTAGTTCTGATTTACTCAGGTATTTGACTGACCACACGCCAGATTCTCTTCATTATTTCCTGGATGACACCTGGAACAAAATTACTCTTTATGAAAATAAAGTGATAGAGACCACGGCTGAAAAGACCGGGGAAGAGGAGTACTTGGTCACCTTGATGCTTTCCTCGCAGAAATTGTATGCAGACAGTCTTGGTCGGGAAACACCGGCTATTTATGATGGGGATTATCTGGATATCGGGATTTTTGCCGCCGAGGATAAAGATGAAAATGGGCGTAATCGAACTAATCCATTGTATATCCAAAAACACAAAATAACTCCCGGTGAAAACAAAATTCAGGTCAAAGTACAAGGAGGTGTTCCTGTGAAAGCAGGAATTGACCCCTACAACAAGCTTATTGACAGGATACCCGATGACAATGTGGTCAATGTGACTGTGAATTAG
- a CDS encoding GNAT family N-acetyltransferase, with product MKYSKIVLLEKKHRKEAFDCGKPLLDNYIKTQVGQDSKRNLTVCFVIVNDADEVKAYYTLSNYSIQQEEIPEEYAKRLPKSYIRIPVTLLGRLAVDRELKGNGYGEFLLIDALRRALEISKSALGSMAVVVDPLDDDAKKFYEKYGFTMLPDSGKMFLAMTKIEKAFGE from the coding sequence ATGAAGTATTCAAAAATTGTTCTTTTAGAAAAAAAACACCGGAAAGAAGCATTTGATTGTGGCAAACCCCTTTTGGATAATTACATCAAGACCCAAGTTGGCCAAGATTCCAAAAGGAACCTTACAGTTTGTTTTGTGATCGTTAATGATGCCGATGAAGTAAAAGCCTACTACACTTTATCAAATTACAGTATCCAGCAGGAAGAAATACCAGAGGAATATGCCAAAAGACTTCCAAAATCTTATATCAGGATTCCTGTTACTTTACTTGGCAGATTGGCAGTGGATAGGGAATTAAAAGGAAATGGATATGGGGAGTTTTTATTGATAGACGCACTAAGAAGAGCTTTGGAAATATCAAAGAGCGCTCTTGGATCTATGGCTGTTGTGGTAGACCCTTTGGATGATGATGCCAAAAAATTTTATGAAAAGTATGGATTTACTATGCTGCCAGATTCCGGTAAAATGTTTTTAGCCATGACAAAAATTGAAAAGGCATTTGGTGAGTGA